A section of the Corynebacterium tuberculostearicum genome encodes:
- the rsfS gene encoding ribosome silencing factor yields MAETAAHAAQEKLATNIAAIDVSDVLAITEVFVLASADNERQVGSIVDEVEDEMTKQGFEPQRREGNRENRWVLLDYGNIVVHVQRNDQREFYGLDRLYHDCPALEIEGIEAPERPGEWTNGVNPREVDSIDELPLADKVPGEDEEL; encoded by the coding sequence ATGGCAGAAACCGCGGCCCACGCCGCGCAAGAAAAGCTGGCCACCAATATCGCGGCCATTGATGTCTCCGATGTCCTCGCTATTACCGAGGTCTTCGTGCTCGCTTCTGCAGACAACGAGCGCCAGGTGGGCTCCATCGTGGATGAAGTCGAAGACGAAATGACCAAGCAAGGCTTCGAGCCGCAGCGCCGTGAAGGCAACCGCGAGAACCGTTGGGTGCTGCTGGATTATGGCAATATCGTCGTCCACGTTCAGCGCAATGACCAGCGCGAGTTCTACGGCCTAGACCGCCTGTACCACGATTGCCCGGCACTGGAGATTGAGGGCATCGAGGCCCCAGAGCGCCCGGGCGAATGGACCAATGGCGTTAACCCGCGCGAAGTCGATTCCATCGATGAGCTCCCACTGGCCGATAAGGTCCCTGGTGAGGACGAGGAGCTTTAA
- a CDS encoding D-isomer specific 2-hydroxyacid dehydrogenase family protein, with protein MKYFMGPETWQPMVEDIDAAGHQRVSSIEDAEVYINNAPNPRRIPEMPENIGWVQHCFTGVNQLIDAGVITPDGVPWCNSAGAFAQPVAESALGLALSQAHHHKAFAQAATWSVAKELDESQAWLYNQQGPKGVAIFGAGGIGKQLIKLLRPFGVHITAVNRSGRAVEGADEVVPMDKAQHVWGEADFIFCILPATKDTEGLIDAATFRAMKPSAIFINVGRGSTVVTEDLVEALRSGEIAGAGLEVMDPEPLPDGHPLYDLPNCTMTPHMAASAHVAQFHLGAIFNANAAAWERGEAMPTRVDVEAGY; from the coding sequence ATGAAGTATTTCATGGGACCGGAAACCTGGCAGCCGATGGTAGAAGACATCGATGCTGCCGGGCACCAACGCGTAAGCAGCATCGAGGACGCCGAGGTCTATATCAATAATGCGCCCAACCCGCGCCGCATCCCCGAGATGCCGGAGAATATCGGTTGGGTGCAGCACTGTTTTACCGGCGTCAATCAGCTCATTGATGCAGGCGTCATTACCCCAGACGGCGTGCCATGGTGCAACTCCGCCGGCGCCTTTGCCCAGCCAGTGGCCGAGTCCGCACTCGGGTTGGCGCTTTCCCAAGCGCACCACCACAAAGCCTTCGCCCAAGCCGCTACGTGGTCGGTGGCCAAGGAGCTGGATGAGTCCCAGGCCTGGCTCTATAACCAGCAAGGGCCGAAGGGGGTAGCGATCTTTGGCGCTGGGGGCATCGGCAAGCAGCTCATTAAGCTCCTGCGGCCCTTTGGCGTGCACATTACTGCGGTCAATCGCTCCGGCCGCGCGGTGGAAGGCGCCGATGAGGTGGTGCCCATGGATAAAGCCCAGCACGTGTGGGGCGAGGCGGATTTTATTTTCTGCATCCTCCCGGCGACCAAAGACACGGAGGGGCTTATCGATGCCGCCACTTTCCGCGCCATGAAGCCCTCCGCCATCTTCATCAACGTCGGCCGCGGCAGCACCGTAGTAACCGAGGACCTCGTGGAAGCCTTGCGTAGCGGTGAAATCGCCGGCGCCGGCTTGGAGGTTATGGATCCCGAGCCGCTGCCCGATGGGCACCCGCTTTATGACCTTCCCAATTGCACCATGACGCCGCACATGGCCGCCTCCGCGCACGTGGCGCAGTTTCACCTGGGCGCTATTTTCAACGCTAATGCCGCAGCGTGGGAGAGGGGAGAGGCCATGCCCACCCGCGTCGATGTGGAGGCTGGCTACTAA
- a CDS encoding DegV family protein: protein MTVRVITDSSAGLPPELAEQLSITVIDLHLMESHGKDGLERSTSGLSALELAAAYGREMERAQDDGVVAIHLSKELSSTYSAAVSASGVFPHTVRVIDSGSAGMAMGAAAMSAAKLASRGASLDECYAAAIDTLKRAATWVYLHSMEDLRRSGRLSPATAVLSTALLATKPIMSITRGKLELVGKTRTQTKAFTKLVDLIASRADGEPAFVAIQHNQAEDAAAKLEALLKAALPQGSSFICTPLNDVLSVHAGPSAIGVSAVFSSEPPAEPVHSHTRGRPRAFPPRRSVDN, encoded by the coding sequence GTGACGGTCCGCGTCATTACGGATTCCTCCGCGGGCCTGCCGCCGGAGCTGGCGGAGCAGCTATCCATTACCGTCATTGACCTGCACCTTATGGAAAGCCACGGCAAGGATGGCCTGGAGCGCTCCACCTCGGGCTTGAGCGCGCTGGAGCTGGCTGCCGCCTACGGCCGCGAAATGGAGCGCGCCCAGGATGATGGCGTGGTGGCCATTCACCTGTCCAAAGAGCTCTCTTCCACCTATTCCGCCGCGGTATCCGCCTCCGGCGTCTTTCCGCACACGGTGCGGGTAATTGACTCCGGTTCGGCCGGTATGGCCATGGGTGCGGCCGCCATGTCCGCCGCCAAGCTCGCCTCCCGTGGCGCCAGCTTGGACGAGTGCTACGCCGCGGCCATCGATACCCTCAAGCGCGCGGCCACCTGGGTCTACCTGCATTCCATGGAGGATCTGCGCCGCTCCGGCCGCCTTTCCCCGGCCACGGCCGTGCTGTCTACGGCGCTGTTGGCCACCAAGCCGATTATGTCGATTACCCGCGGCAAGCTGGAGCTGGTGGGCAAGACCCGCACCCAGACCAAGGCTTTTACCAAGCTGGTGGACCTCATCGCCTCCCGCGCGGACGGTGAGCCGGCCTTCGTCGCCATTCAGCACAACCAGGCCGAAGATGCGGCTGCCAAGCTGGAGGCGCTCCTTAAAGCAGCGTTGCCGCAGGGTTCGTCCTTTATCTGCACTCCGCTTAACGACGTCCTCTCTGTCCACGCCGGCCCCTCCGCCATCGGCGTCTCCGCTGTGTTTAGCTCCGAGCCGCCCGCCGAACCGGTGCATTCTCACACACGTGGTCGACCTCGCGCCTTCCCGCCGCGCCGATCTGTGGATAACTAG
- a CDS encoding ComEC/Rec2 family competence protein, giving the protein MRELRLVPGAATAWLAVIAVLLAGRGWAIALIAVVVALCLIARQWGQALFCGAVAGGAALVAAVRQARAAAFDLGSEVTGRLVTAPTQTSTGGWLLKLKVPGYPTQLPVFSPEPVPAAAGAEVTARVRVGESDRAGVGKLSANATDVQVTAEPEGLAGWAAEVAENFRALVLDTVGPSSQGLIPGMVLGDTALQDTAERDLYIATGLSHLSAVSGANVAIVCSAAAVVCAAFALGPRARVAASLCALATYVLLVGVEPSVQRAAVAGVVGLLAVLNSTRMEPIHALSLGIIALLFVDSDLAVHFGFALSCAATLGIVALSPLIYKHLAVTGWPAIFLRAVAVAIAADIVTLPLVALMSGEVSVVSVLANILVEPATVPITIVGLIAAIFAQLGPLDVLGAGLLRLIEPFSWWINTIAHGVAHLPVVTIPANPLFTLLAYAWIIAGLLYHRPWLTLALTLAGIAWLGLAAG; this is encoded by the coding sequence ATGCGAGAACTGCGGCTCGTCCCCGGCGCGGCCACCGCTTGGCTGGCCGTCATCGCCGTGCTGCTCGCCGGCCGCGGCTGGGCCATCGCACTCATCGCGGTCGTCGTCGCGCTGTGCCTCATTGCCCGTCAATGGGGCCAAGCGCTCTTTTGCGGGGCGGTCGCTGGGGGTGCGGCGCTCGTCGCCGCGGTGCGCCAGGCTCGCGCCGCCGCCTTCGACCTCGGCAGCGAAGTCACCGGGCGCCTTGTCACTGCACCAACGCAGACCAGTACGGGCGGCTGGCTGCTCAAGCTCAAGGTTCCGGGATACCCGACCCAGCTGCCGGTCTTTAGCCCAGAACCAGTCCCAGCGGCCGCTGGCGCCGAGGTTACGGCCAGGGTAAGGGTAGGGGAGTCGGATAGGGCGGGCGTCGGAAAGCTTAGCGCCAATGCCACCGACGTGCAGGTAACCGCCGAACCCGAAGGCCTGGCCGGCTGGGCGGCCGAGGTGGCCGAGAATTTCCGCGCGCTGGTACTCGATACCGTCGGTCCTTCCAGCCAGGGCCTTATCCCCGGCATGGTACTCGGCGATACCGCGCTGCAAGATACCGCCGAGCGTGACCTGTATATCGCCACCGGGCTCTCCCACTTGAGTGCTGTATCCGGCGCCAATGTGGCCATAGTCTGCTCCGCCGCGGCCGTGGTCTGCGCCGCCTTCGCGCTCGGGCCCCGCGCCCGCGTGGCCGCTTCCCTGTGCGCCCTTGCCACCTATGTTCTGCTTGTGGGCGTCGAACCCTCCGTCCAGCGCGCGGCCGTCGCCGGGGTAGTGGGGCTGCTCGCCGTGCTCAATTCCACGCGCATGGAGCCCATCCATGCGCTAAGCCTCGGTATCATCGCGCTGCTTTTTGTGGATTCTGACCTCGCCGTGCACTTTGGCTTCGCCCTATCCTGCGCGGCGACGCTCGGCATCGTGGCGCTGAGCCCGCTCATCTATAAGCACTTGGCCGTGACCGGCTGGCCCGCCATCTTCCTGCGCGCGGTTGCCGTGGCTATCGCCGCCGATATCGTCACCCTGCCGCTGGTGGCGCTCATGTCCGGTGAGGTCTCCGTGGTCTCCGTGCTGGCCAATATCCTGGTCGAGCCCGCCACCGTGCCGATTACCATCGTGGGGCTTATCGCCGCCATCTTTGCCCAGCTCGGCCCGCTCGACGTGCTGGGCGCGGGCTTGCTGCGCCTCATTGAGCCCTTCTCGTGGTGGATTAATACCATCGCCCACGGCGTGGCCCACCTGCCCGTAGTCACCATCCCCGCCAACCCGCTTTTTACGCTGCTTGCCTACGCCTGGATCATCGCCGGCCTCCTCTATCACCGCCCGTGGCTCACCTTGGCGCTGACGCTGGCGGGCATCGCCTGGCTCGGCCTGGCCGCAGGCTAG
- a CDS encoding D-isomer specific 2-hydroxyacid dehydrogenase family protein, with amino-acid sequence MKYAMLPTPWEETLQALDAAGHERAPLEEAEALIFNGGPDDFPQPLPPSVGLVQVPFAGVDHLLDVMRNTSARWSNAAGLYDATVAESTIALLLAQLHAHKRVGTSWDNRDEVEAHTSFLFEDKTVAVVGAGGIGKRLIRMLEGFGPRIIAVNRSGNPVEGADETYSTSDIERVWPAADYFVALAPLTEQTRQLFNAAAFRSMPNHAVVINVGRGPLVDTDALVDALRAGQIAGAGLDVTDPEPLPDGHPLWEMPNVVITPHLANPPYSVRRRIGAHAAKVMERFAAGEAIFTEVDIEAGY; translated from the coding sequence ATGAAGTACGCGATGCTGCCCACCCCGTGGGAGGAAACCCTGCAGGCCCTCGATGCCGCCGGGCACGAACGCGCCCCACTGGAGGAGGCCGAGGCCCTCATCTTCAACGGTGGCCCGGATGATTTCCCGCAGCCGCTGCCGCCTAGCGTCGGCCTAGTCCAAGTCCCGTTTGCTGGTGTGGACCACTTGCTCGACGTCATGCGAAATACCTCCGCCCGCTGGTCGAACGCGGCGGGGCTATATGATGCCACCGTGGCCGAGTCCACCATTGCGCTCCTGCTCGCCCAATTGCATGCGCACAAGCGCGTGGGAACGAGCTGGGATAACCGCGATGAGGTCGAGGCCCACACCAGCTTCCTTTTTGAGGATAAGACGGTGGCGGTGGTGGGTGCCGGGGGCATCGGCAAGCGGCTTATCCGCATGCTGGAGGGCTTTGGCCCGCGCATCATAGCGGTCAATCGCTCCGGTAACCCGGTTGAAGGCGCCGATGAAACCTATTCCACCTCCGATATCGAGCGCGTGTGGCCGGCCGCCGACTATTTTGTGGCGCTCGCTCCGCTCACGGAACAGACCCGTCAGCTTTTTAACGCCGCCGCTTTCCGCTCCATGCCCAATCACGCCGTGGTCATTAACGTTGGGCGCGGCCCGCTAGTGGATACCGATGCGCTGGTCGACGCCCTGCGCGCCGGCCAGATCGCCGGAGCCGGCCTGGACGTCACCGACCCCGAGCCGCTACCCGACGGGCACCCGCTATGGGAGATGCCCAACGTAGTCATCACCCCGCATCTGGCCAATCCGCCGTATTCGGTGCGCCGTCGCATCGGTGCGCATGCTGCAAAGGTCATGGAGCGCTTTGCCGCCGGTGAAGCAATCTTCACGGAAGTAGATATTGAAGCCGGCTACTGA
- a CDS encoding ankyrin repeat domain-containing protein, protein MSETQVQEFAGRLFDMAREGNLDLLAYIDHGVNIDLVNHEGQSFLMLAAYHGHAELATALARAGADVNLLNDRGQSPLAGAIFKKEDAVIDALLAAHADPTAGQPSALDSARLFGREDLIPRLESEAGE, encoded by the coding sequence ATGTCTGAGACGCAAGTGCAAGAATTCGCCGGTCGACTCTTTGACATGGCGCGCGAGGGCAACCTGGACCTCCTCGCCTATATCGACCACGGCGTAAATATCGACCTCGTTAACCACGAAGGCCAGTCCTTTCTCATGCTCGCCGCCTATCACGGCCACGCCGAGCTGGCTACCGCACTTGCCCGCGCCGGCGCGGACGTCAACTTGCTCAATGACCGCGGCCAGTCCCCGCTGGCCGGTGCCATCTTCAAGAAGGAAGACGCGGTTATCGACGCCCTCCTTGCCGCCCACGCCGACCCCACCGCCGGCCAGCCGTCCGCGCTGGATTCGGCCCGCCTGTTCGGCCGCGAGGACCTTATCCCGCGCCTCGAAAGCGAGGCGGGGGAGTGA
- the proB gene encoding glutamate 5-kinase gives MSSDEQKEPILPLPVEPFAGPTADTPFPEPLDENPVASGFESDLRRDIAQAKRVVVKIGSSSLTDENFRVSQEKIDHIVDAVHARMGRSDVIIVSSGAVAAGMGPLGLHQRPTDLATKQASASVGQVHLAAVWGQSFARYKRTIGQVLLTASDTGHRDRARNAQRTIDRLRQLRTIPIVNENDAVATSEMHFGDNDRLSALVANLVGADALFLFSDVDGLYDKNPAEPDAKFIDEVRTGKDLKGVVAGDGGKVGTGGMATKVSAARLATRGGIPVLLTSTDNIGPALADASVGTVFHTREERQLSAWKFWALYCADTGGAVRLDEGAKEAVTKGGTSLLAVGITDVQGEFNKGEIIDILGPNGEVIGRGEVRFDSEELHAIKGKKMEELPEEQRRSVVHADYLSNFASRI, from the coding sequence ATGTCTTCTGATGAACAGAAAGAACCCATCCTTCCGCTTCCGGTAGAACCGTTTGCCGGTCCTACCGCTGATACCCCTTTCCCGGAACCGCTCGATGAAAATCCGGTGGCGTCCGGTTTTGAATCGGATCTCCGCCGCGACATCGCGCAGGCAAAGCGCGTAGTGGTCAAGATTGGTTCCTCTTCCCTCACGGATGAAAATTTCCGCGTTTCCCAAGAAAAGATCGATCACATCGTTGATGCCGTCCATGCGCGCATGGGCCGCTCCGATGTCATCATTGTCTCTTCCGGTGCGGTTGCCGCAGGTATGGGCCCGCTCGGCCTGCACCAGCGGCCCACCGATTTGGCAACCAAGCAGGCCTCCGCGTCCGTCGGACAGGTGCATTTGGCCGCTGTGTGGGGCCAGTCCTTTGCGCGCTATAAGCGCACCATCGGCCAGGTCCTTCTGACCGCGTCCGATACCGGCCACCGCGACCGTGCCCGCAATGCGCAGCGCACCATCGATCGCCTGCGCCAGTTGCGCACCATCCCTATCGTGAACGAGAACGATGCGGTGGCGACCTCCGAGATGCACTTTGGCGATAACGACCGCCTTTCGGCGCTGGTGGCCAACCTGGTGGGCGCGGACGCGCTCTTCCTCTTCTCTGACGTGGATGGCCTCTACGATAAGAATCCGGCCGAGCCGGATGCCAAGTTCATCGATGAGGTGCGCACCGGCAAGGACCTGAAGGGCGTTGTCGCTGGCGATGGCGGCAAGGTCGGCACCGGCGGCATGGCCACCAAGGTCTCCGCGGCCCGCCTGGCTACCCGCGGCGGCATTCCAGTGCTGCTGACCTCTACGGACAATATTGGGCCCGCGCTTGCCGACGCCTCCGTGGGCACCGTCTTCCATACTCGCGAGGAACGCCAGCTGTCTGCCTGGAAGTTCTGGGCTCTCTACTGCGCCGATACCGGCGGAGCAGTCCGCCTCGATGAAGGCGCCAAGGAGGCCGTCACCAAGGGCGGCACCTCGCTGCTCGCCGTTGGTATTACCGATGTGCAAGGCGAGTTCAACAAGGGAGAAATCATCGACATCCTGGGCCCGAATGGTGAGGTCATCGGCCGCGGTGAAGTGCGCTTCGATTCTGAGGAGCTGCACGCCATTAAGGGCAAGAAGATGGAAGAGCTTCCTGAGGAGCAGCGCCGTTCCGTCGTCCACGCGGATTATCTCTCCAATTTCGCCTCCCGCATCTAA
- a CDS encoding ComEA family DNA-binding protein, whose translation MAAPKISERLREFTQPTGEEELLAVDYPHPRLRISPWQACAVAVILVIGVVVWLGINARSEESSGMPEPAAMSPGAAPSEEPSEIIVSVIGEVAEPGLKTLEPGARVADALAAAQPLPGAETMALNHAQRLSDGQQLHILPSGAAPAPAPGEPAPAGGNSSSPGGSASGSGVSLNSATAEEFTELKGVGEVTAQAIVAYREEHGGFKDVEELLEVSGIGPAKLAQLKDQVQL comes from the coding sequence ATGGCGGCACCCAAGATCAGCGAACGACTCCGCGAATTTACCCAACCCACCGGCGAGGAAGAACTCCTCGCCGTCGATTACCCGCACCCGCGACTGCGCATCAGCCCCTGGCAGGCCTGCGCCGTGGCGGTCATTCTCGTTATCGGCGTGGTGGTCTGGCTCGGCATCAATGCGCGCTCCGAAGAATCTTCCGGCATGCCCGAGCCTGCAGCAATGAGCCCAGGCGCGGCCCCCAGCGAAGAACCTAGCGAGATCATCGTCTCGGTCATCGGCGAAGTTGCAGAGCCCGGCCTGAAAACACTCGAGCCCGGCGCGCGTGTGGCCGATGCCCTCGCCGCCGCCCAGCCACTACCAGGCGCCGAGACCATGGCTCTCAACCATGCGCAGCGGCTTTCCGACGGCCAACAGCTCCACATTCTGCCCTCCGGCGCCGCCCCAGCTCCCGCACCCGGCGAGCCTGCCCCAGCCGGCGGAAACTCCAGCAGCCCCGGCGGCAGCGCTAGCGGCAGCGGCGTGAGCCTTAATAGCGCCACCGCCGAGGAGTTCACCGAGCTCAAGGGCGTCGGCGAGGTGACCGCGCAGGCCATCGTGGCCTACCGCGAGGAGCACGGCGGTTTCAAGGATGTAGAAGAGCTCCTCGAGGTCTCCGGCATCGGGCCGGCGAAGCTGGCGCAGCTTAAAGACCAGGTCCAGCTCTAA
- a CDS encoding glutamate-5-semialdehyde dehydrogenase, with protein MSNTEREEVLSKARAAKDVAPVVAQLSTPRKNEILQRAAENLIAHTEDILAANKQDIEAGRERGMSESLIDRLSLDAARVEGIAGGLRQVAGLQDPVGEILQGRTMDNGIQMKQVRVPLGVMGMVYEARPNVTVDAFGLAIKSGNVPLLRGSKSARNSNAKLVEILQDTLAEFDLPREAVQLLPCETHDSVQDLITARGLVDLVIPRGGAKLIEAVVTGATVPAIETGTGNCHFYVDASADLDKAIDMVINGKTRRTSVCNSTECVLIDAALDDSAKLRIIAALQEAGVTIHGDVAELEAFGVKDAVQATDEDWREESLSMDICAKVVDGVDGAIAHIAEFTTGHTEAIAAQDADVLVKFGNEVDAAAVMLNASTAFTDGEVYGMGAEIGISTQKLHARGPMALPELTSTKWILQGTGQTRP; from the coding sequence ATGAGCAACACTGAACGTGAAGAAGTTCTGTCCAAAGCCCGTGCTGCCAAGGATGTTGCGCCCGTCGTGGCGCAGCTGTCCACGCCGCGCAAGAACGAAATCTTGCAGCGCGCAGCCGAAAACCTTATCGCCCACACCGAAGATATCCTCGCCGCTAATAAGCAGGACATCGAAGCCGGCCGCGAGCGCGGCATGTCCGAGTCCCTCATTGACCGCCTCTCCCTCGACGCCGCGCGCGTGGAAGGTATTGCCGGCGGCCTGCGCCAGGTAGCCGGCCTGCAGGACCCAGTAGGGGAGATCCTGCAGGGCCGCACCATGGACAACGGCATCCAGATGAAGCAGGTGCGCGTCCCGCTCGGCGTGATGGGCATGGTCTATGAGGCCCGCCCGAACGTCACCGTGGACGCCTTCGGCCTGGCCATCAAGTCCGGCAACGTGCCGCTGCTGCGCGGTTCCAAGTCCGCGCGCAACTCCAACGCAAAGCTGGTAGAAATCCTGCAGGATACCCTCGCCGAGTTCGATCTTCCGCGCGAGGCCGTGCAGCTCCTGCCGTGCGAGACCCACGATTCCGTCCAGGACCTCATCACCGCTCGCGGCCTGGTGGACCTGGTCATTCCGCGCGGCGGCGCCAAGCTTATTGAGGCCGTTGTCACCGGTGCCACCGTCCCGGCCATTGAGACCGGCACCGGCAACTGCCACTTCTACGTGGATGCCTCTGCGGACCTGGACAAGGCTATCGACATGGTCATCAACGGCAAGACCCGCCGCACCTCCGTGTGCAACTCCACGGAGTGCGTGCTTATCGACGCCGCCTTGGACGACTCCGCCAAGCTCCGCATCATCGCCGCGCTGCAGGAGGCAGGCGTGACCATCCACGGCGACGTCGCCGAGCTCGAGGCCTTCGGCGTCAAGGATGCCGTACAGGCCACCGATGAGGACTGGCGCGAAGAGTCGCTGTCCATGGATATCTGCGCCAAGGTGGTCGACGGCGTCGACGGTGCCATTGCCCACATCGCCGAATTCACCACCGGCCACACCGAGGCCATCGCCGCGCAAGATGCCGACGTCCTAGTGAAGTTCGGCAACGAAGTGGATGCCGCCGCGGTCATGCTCAACGCCTCTACCGCCTTCACCGATGGTGAGGTCTACGGCATGGGTGCGGAAATCGGCATTTCCACCCAGAAGCTGCATGCTCGCGGCCCGATGGCGCTGCCGGAGCTGACCTCTACCAAGTGGATCCTGCAGGGTACCGGTCAGACCCGCCCCTAG
- a CDS encoding histidine phosphatase family protein: MSRRLILIRHGQTTYNATGRMQGHLDTELSELGYEQARAAARLLQDQGVSKIVASDLIRARETARVVADALGMDFTTDARLRETHLGRWQGRTSAEVDEEFPGARAIWRHDPTWAPPQGESRVDVAERARPVIDELMADFASWDQGPVLIVAHGGAISALTCHLLGLDHAQYGILSGLKNTHWSQLTARPDFNPETPLSSLEFTPDNVGSAQWYFDGWNMGGEVTGDGGADI; this comes from the coding sequence ATGAGCCGCCGCCTGATCCTGATCCGCCACGGACAAACTACCTATAACGCCACCGGCCGCATGCAAGGCCACTTGGACACTGAGCTGTCCGAGCTGGGCTATGAGCAGGCCCGCGCCGCCGCGCGCCTGCTGCAGGATCAGGGAGTGTCTAAAATTGTCGCCTCCGACCTCATCCGTGCGCGCGAAACCGCGCGCGTGGTCGCCGATGCCCTTGGCATGGACTTCACCACGGATGCCCGCCTGCGCGAGACCCACCTAGGCCGGTGGCAGGGCAGGACCTCTGCCGAGGTGGATGAGGAGTTTCCAGGCGCGCGCGCCATTTGGCGCCACGACCCCACTTGGGCCCCGCCGCAGGGCGAGTCCCGCGTGGATGTGGCCGAGCGCGCCCGCCCCGTCATCGATGAGCTCATGGCAGACTTCGCCAGCTGGGACCAGGGCCCCGTCCTCATCGTGGCTCATGGCGGCGCTATCTCGGCGCTGACTTGTCACCTGCTGGGCCTTGACCACGCGCAGTACGGCATCCTTTCCGGATTGAAGAATACCCACTGGTCGCAGCTGACCGCCCGCCCGGATTTTAACCCGGAAACGCCGTTATCTTCCTTGGAGTTCACCCCAGACAATGTGGGCAGCGCCCAGTGGTATTTCGACGGCTGGAATATGGGCGGCGAGGTCACCGGGGACGGCGGGGCGGATATCTAG
- the holA gene encoding DNA polymerase III subunit delta has product MAGMPPVHLILGDDEFLTERARLHIQRAAAEESGPTGARPELTKLKASEVSEGEILEATSPSLFGDNRVIVISDCERAGKEVVDIILRACANPAPGMTMVIIYSVTAKTLKKKKKQPELVAKLRKIAEVHEVFSLYPNELGQWATREFSSHGVRPTPDVIHAVLEGVGSDLRELASAISQLVSDTGGNVTREAVQNYYVGVAEVANWDIADAAVAGRVEAAVSTCRRALQLGASPVAIAAALANKVGAVARLYSARGDQYSLASQTGLAPYVVKMTQPVARRWSADNVTKAVILVSELDAAVKGQGGEPEFAIEAAVKRVAELAR; this is encoded by the coding sequence ATGGCGGGCATGCCTCCAGTACACCTCATCCTCGGCGACGATGAATTCCTCACCGAGCGCGCCCGCCTGCACATCCAGCGCGCCGCGGCCGAGGAGAGCGGCCCCACCGGTGCTCGGCCCGAGCTGACGAAGCTCAAGGCCTCCGAGGTCTCTGAAGGCGAAATCCTCGAGGCCACCAGCCCGTCGCTCTTTGGCGATAACCGCGTCATCGTCATCAGCGACTGCGAGCGCGCCGGCAAAGAAGTAGTCGATATCATCCTGCGCGCCTGCGCCAACCCCGCGCCGGGCATGACCATGGTCATCATCTACTCCGTGACGGCCAAGACGCTGAAGAAAAAGAAGAAACAGCCCGAGCTCGTGGCCAAGCTGCGCAAGATTGCGGAGGTCCACGAGGTCTTTTCGCTCTACCCCAATGAGCTGGGCCAGTGGGCCACCCGCGAATTTTCCAGCCACGGCGTGCGCCCCACCCCGGACGTTATCCACGCCGTGCTCGAGGGCGTGGGCTCTGACCTGCGCGAGTTGGCCTCAGCCATCTCCCAGCTGGTCTCCGATACCGGCGGCAATGTCACCCGCGAGGCGGTGCAAAACTACTACGTCGGCGTGGCCGAGGTGGCCAATTGGGACATTGCCGACGCCGCCGTCGCCGGCCGCGTCGAAGCCGCCGTATCCACCTGCCGCCGCGCCCTCCAGCTGGGCGCGAGCCCCGTGGCGATTGCGGCCGCGCTGGCCAATAAGGTCGGCGCTGTCGCCCGCCTCTACTCCGCGCGCGGGGACCAATACTCGCTGGCGAGCCAAACCGGCCTGGCGCCCTACGTGGTCAAAATGACCCAGCCCGTGGCCCGCCGCTGGTCCGCCGATAATGTCACCAAGGCCGTCATCCTCGTCTCCGAGCTCGATGCCGCCGTCAAAGGCCAAGGCGGTGAGCCCGAATTCGCCATAGAGGCGGCCGTCAAACGCGTCGCGGAACTGGCGCGATAA
- the nadD gene encoding nicotinate-nucleotide adenylyltransferase — translation MTSPQRIGIMGGTFDPIHNGHLVAASEAAHRFALDTVVFVPTGQPWQKSHRDVTAAEHRYLMTMVATASNPRFTVSRVDIDREGPTYTIDTLRDLRELFPEAEFYFITGADSLASIMSWHNWEEMLEMAHFVGVTRPGYELSADMLPADAQEAIDLIDIPAMAISSTACRERAAQGQPVWYLVPDGVVQYITKNNLYGPNPDKPL, via the coding sequence ATGACTAGCCCACAGCGCATCGGCATCATGGGTGGCACTTTTGATCCCATCCACAATGGCCACTTGGTAGCGGCCAGCGAGGCTGCACACCGGTTTGCCCTCGATACCGTCGTCTTTGTTCCCACCGGCCAGCCGTGGCAAAAGTCCCACCGCGACGTCACCGCGGCCGAGCACCGCTACTTGATGACGATGGTGGCCACCGCATCCAACCCGCGCTTTACCGTCTCGCGCGTAGACATTGACCGCGAGGGGCCTACCTATACCATCGATACGCTGCGCGACCTGCGCGAACTCTTCCCGGAGGCGGAGTTTTACTTCATCACCGGGGCCGACTCGCTGGCCTCCATCATGAGCTGGCATAACTGGGAAGAGATGCTGGAGATGGCGCACTTTGTGGGCGTGACCCGCCCCGGCTATGAATTAAGCGCCGATATGCTACCTGCCGATGCGCAAGAGGCTATCGATCTCATCGACATTCCCGCCATGGCGATTTCCTCCACCGCGTGCCGCGAACGCGCCGCTCAAGGCCAGCCCGTGTGGTACCTCGTTCCGGATGGGGTGGTGCAGTACATCACCAAGAATAATCTCTACGGGCCCAACCCAGATAAGCCTTTGTAG